The following proteins are encoded in a genomic region of Variovorax paradoxus:
- the fdhF gene encoding formate dehydrogenase subunit alpha has protein sequence MLNPSQDIDYGTPRRESTEEVTLEIDGMPITVAKGTSLMRAAVDAGVQVPKLCATDSLEPFGSCRLCLVEIDGRKGYPASCTTPAEAGMKVRTQSPRLQELRKGVMELYISDHPLDCLTCAANGDCELQDMAGVTGLRNVRYGYDGANHLKSAKDESNPYFTYDPAKCIVCNRCVRACEETQGTFALTISGRGFESRVSAGQDQPFMESECVSCGACVQACPTATLQEKSVIWLGQAEHSAITTCAYCGVGCGFKAEMKGNEVVRMVPWKDGKANEGHSCVKGRFAWGYATHKDRVLKPMIRSKITDPWQEVSWDEAVNYAASEFRRIQAKYGTDSIGGLVSSRCTNEEGYLVQKLVRAAFGNNNVDTCARVCHSPTGYGLKQTMGESAGTQTFKSVEKSDVIMVIGANPSDGHPVFASRMKRRLRAGARLIVVDPRTIDLVKSPHVKADHHLKLKPGTNVAVISAMAHVIVTEGLVDEAFVAERCEAKSFNEWREFVARPANSPEAMEAVTGVPAADLRAAARLFAKGHDGKKNAAIYYGLGVTEHSQGSTMVMGIANLAMATGNVGREGVGVNPLRGQNNVQGSCDMGSFPHELPGYRHVSDSTARGSFESAWGVELRPEPGLRIPNMFDAAITGSFKGLYCEGEDVVQSDPNTQHVAEAMMAMECIVVQDLFLNETAKYAHVFLPGASFLEKDGTFTNAERRISRVTKVMPPKAGYADWEVTQLLSNALGYPMNYASAEEIMDEIAALTPTFTGVSYAKLAKLGSVQWPCNEAAPEGTPTMHIGEFVRGKGKFIITQYVPTDEKVTRMYPLILTTGRILSQYNVGAQTRRTENNQWHSEDRLEIHPTDAEDRGIAEGDWVGIRSRAGETVLRATITERVQPGVVYTTFHFPESGANVITTDNSDWATNCPEFKVTAVQVMPVMQPSEWQQEYSRFNALQEELLSKRIEETAGAK, from the coding sequence ATGCTGAACCCATCGCAAGACATCGACTACGGCACGCCCAGGCGCGAGTCCACCGAGGAAGTCACGCTCGAAATCGACGGCATGCCGATCACGGTGGCCAAGGGCACCTCGCTGATGCGCGCGGCGGTCGACGCGGGTGTGCAGGTGCCCAAGCTGTGCGCGACCGACAGCCTGGAGCCCTTCGGCTCCTGCCGGCTCTGCCTGGTGGAGATCGACGGGCGCAAGGGCTACCCGGCCTCGTGCACCACGCCGGCCGAGGCCGGCATGAAAGTACGCACGCAAAGCCCTCGGCTGCAGGAACTGCGCAAGGGCGTGATGGAGCTCTACATCTCGGACCATCCGCTCGACTGCCTCACCTGCGCCGCCAACGGCGACTGCGAGCTGCAGGACATGGCCGGCGTCACCGGGCTGCGCAATGTTCGCTACGGCTACGACGGCGCCAACCACCTGAAGAGCGCCAAGGACGAGTCCAACCCCTACTTCACCTACGACCCGGCCAAGTGCATCGTCTGCAACCGCTGCGTGCGCGCCTGCGAGGAAACGCAAGGCACCTTCGCGCTCACCATCAGCGGCCGCGGCTTCGAGTCGCGCGTATCGGCGGGCCAGGACCAGCCTTTCATGGAATCCGAATGCGTGAGCTGCGGCGCCTGCGTGCAAGCCTGCCCCACCGCCACGCTGCAGGAAAAATCGGTGATCTGGCTGGGCCAGGCCGAGCACAGCGCCATCACCACCTGCGCCTACTGCGGCGTGGGCTGCGGCTTCAAGGCCGAGATGAAGGGCAACGAAGTGGTGCGCATGGTGCCCTGGAAGGACGGCAAGGCCAACGAAGGCCACTCGTGCGTGAAGGGCCGCTTTGCCTGGGGCTACGCCACCCACAAGGACCGCGTGCTCAAGCCCATGATCCGCAGCAAGATCACCGACCCGTGGCAGGAAGTGAGCTGGGACGAAGCCGTCAACTACGCCGCCAGCGAGTTCCGCCGCATCCAGGCCAAGTACGGCACCGATTCCATCGGCGGGCTGGTGTCGTCACGTTGCACCAATGAAGAAGGCTACCTGGTGCAGAAGCTGGTGCGCGCGGCGTTCGGCAACAACAACGTCGACACCTGCGCGCGCGTGTGCCACTCGCCCACCGGCTACGGCCTGAAGCAGACCATGGGCGAATCGGCCGGCACGCAGACCTTCAAGTCGGTCGAGAAGTCGGACGTGATCATGGTGATTGGCGCCAACCCGTCCGACGGCCACCCGGTGTTTGCCTCGCGCATGAAACGCCGCCTGCGCGCCGGCGCCCGGCTGATCGTGGTCGACCCGCGCACCATCGACCTGGTGAAGTCGCCCCACGTCAAGGCCGACCATCACCTCAAGCTCAAGCCCGGCACCAACGTGGCGGTGATCAGCGCCATGGCGCATGTGATCGTGACCGAAGGCCTGGTCGACGAAGCCTTCGTGGCCGAGCGCTGCGAGGCCAAGTCGTTCAACGAGTGGCGCGAATTCGTCGCTCGCCCGGCCAACTCGCCCGAGGCCATGGAAGCAGTGACCGGCGTGCCAGCCGCTGACCTGCGCGCCGCCGCGCGGCTGTTCGCCAAGGGCCATGACGGCAAGAAGAACGCCGCCATCTACTACGGCCTGGGCGTGACGGAGCACAGCCAGGGCTCGACCATGGTGATGGGCATTGCCAACCTGGCCATGGCCACCGGCAACGTAGGCCGCGAAGGCGTGGGCGTGAATCCGCTGCGCGGCCAGAACAACGTGCAGGGTTCCTGCGACATGGGATCGTTTCCGCACGAACTGCCCGGCTACCGCCATGTGTCCGACAGCACCGCGCGCGGCAGCTTCGAATCGGCCTGGGGAGTCGAACTGCGGCCCGAACCGGGCCTGCGCATTCCCAACATGTTCGATGCCGCCATCACCGGCAGCTTCAAGGGCCTGTACTGCGAAGGCGAGGACGTGGTGCAGTCGGACCCGAACACCCAGCACGTGGCCGAGGCCATGATGGCGATGGAATGCATCGTCGTGCAGGACCTGTTCCTGAACGAAACCGCCAAGTACGCCCATGTGTTCCTGCCCGGCGCGTCGTTCCTGGAGAAGGACGGCACCTTCACCAATGCCGAGCGCCGCATCTCGCGCGTCACCAAGGTCATGCCGCCCAAGGCCGGCTATGCCGACTGGGAGGTGACGCAGCTGCTCTCCAACGCGCTGGGCTACCCCATGAACTACGCGAGCGCCGAGGAGATCATGGACGAGATCGCCGCGCTCACGCCCACCTTCACGGGCGTGAGCTACGCCAAGCTGGCGAAGCTGGGCAGCGTGCAGTGGCCGTGCAACGAGGCCGCACCGGAAGGCACGCCGACCATGCACATCGGCGAGTTCGTGCGCGGCAAGGGCAAGTTCATCATCACGCAGTACGTGCCGACCGACGAGAAGGTCACGCGCATGTACCCGCTGATCCTGACCACCGGGCGCATCCTGTCGCAGTACAACGTGGGCGCGCAGACCCGCCGCACCGAGAACAACCAGTGGCACAGCGAAGACCGGCTGGAAATCCACCCGACCGACGCCGAGGACCGCGGCATTGCCGAGGGCGACTGGGTCGGCATCCGAAGCCGGGCCGGCGAAACCGTGCTGCGGGCCACCATCACCGAACGCGTGCAGCCGGGCGTGGTCTACACCACCTTCCACTTCCCCGAATCGGGCGCCAACGTGATCACCACCGACAACTCCGACTGGGCCACCAACTGCCCCGAGTTCAAGGTGACCGCCGTACAGGTGATGCCGGTGATGCAGCCGTCCGAATGGCAACAGGAATACAGCCGGTTCAACGCCTTGCAGGAAGAACTGCTGAGCAAGCGGATCGAAGAAACGGCGGGGGCCAAATGA
- the fdhD gene encoding formate dehydrogenase accessory sulfurtransferase FdhD codes for MNLADLPLRPGSAELLPVRGVRACQAFDNRDWVAVEVPVALEFNGISHAVMLATPTDLADFALGFALSEGILLGRSELYGVEEEYAPEGITLKLDVASAALARLKQRRRSMAGRTGCGLCGTESLAHVSRTLPPLPDGPALSTGAVARGMRELASLQVLQKVTGAVHAAAWCSAKGEALLVREDIGRHNALDKLVGALARSTVPASTGFIAVTSRASFEMVQKTVAAGVPLLAAVSASTSLATSVAEDAGLTLAGFVRGDDLVIYTHPWRLNGLPANA; via the coding sequence ATGAACCTGGCCGATCTGCCGCTGCGGCCCGGAAGCGCGGAGCTGCTGCCGGTGCGCGGCGTGCGCGCATGCCAGGCTTTCGACAACCGCGACTGGGTGGCCGTGGAAGTGCCGGTCGCGCTGGAGTTCAACGGCATCTCGCATGCCGTGATGCTTGCCACGCCGACCGACCTGGCCGACTTTGCACTGGGCTTCGCGCTCAGCGAGGGCATCCTGCTCGGGAGGAGCGAACTCTATGGCGTCGAGGAAGAGTACGCGCCCGAAGGCATCACACTCAAGCTCGACGTGGCAAGCGCGGCTCTCGCGCGGCTGAAACAGCGCCGCCGTTCGATGGCCGGCCGAACGGGCTGCGGGCTGTGCGGCACCGAGAGCCTGGCGCATGTCTCGCGCACGCTGCCGCCGCTGCCGGATGGCCCTGCACTTTCGACCGGCGCCGTCGCTCGCGGCATGCGGGAGCTCGCATCGCTGCAGGTGCTGCAGAAGGTCACCGGCGCCGTGCACGCGGCGGCCTGGTGCAGCGCGAAAGGCGAAGCGCTGCTGGTGCGCGAGGACATCGGCCGGCACAACGCGCTCGACAAGCTCGTGGGTGCGCTCGCAAGAAGCACCGTGCCCGCCTCCACCGGCTTCATCGCCGTGACCAGCCGCGCGAGCTTCGAGATGGTGCAGAAAACTGTCGCTGCCGGCGTGCCGCTGTTGGCGGCGGTATCGGCGTCGACCTCGCTGGCCACCTCGGTCGCAGAAGACGCGGGCCTCACGCTGGCAGGCTTCGTGCGCGGCGACGACCTGGTCATCTACACCCACCCGTGGCGGCTGAACGGCCTGCCCGCCAACGCCTGA
- a CDS encoding formate dehydrogenase subunit delta translates to MHVDQLIRMVNQMGNFFEAMPDRGEAQHDLALHLQRFWEPRMRRALLAHLDASGSGELNAVSAEAIRLHRALLD, encoded by the coding sequence ATGCACGTCGATCAGCTGATTCGCATGGTCAACCAGATGGGCAACTTCTTCGAAGCCATGCCCGACCGCGGTGAAGCGCAGCACGACCTCGCGCTGCACCTGCAACGCTTCTGGGAGCCGCGCATGCGGCGCGCGTTGCTTGCGCACCTGGACGCCAGCGGATCCGGCGAGTTGAATGCCGTGTCGGCCGAGGCGATCCGCCTTCACCGGGCGCTGCTGGACTAG
- a CDS encoding ABC transporter ATP-binding protein — protein MTSPTPPFILQLQDLSFSYAGQPALVSGWSASLDQGITLLYGDTGTGKSTLLRVMAGTLPASGRQMLAGVRLDAEPEAYKRHVFFCDPATDAFDQVTARACTATLSEGDAGFDPALWQALVEGFSLLPHIEKPMYMLSTGSKRKVWLAAALASGRPLVLLDEPEGALDARSIGCLWKAVESQAGRAGRAIVIASSARLEHVPQIPLAGRIELPLR, from the coding sequence ATGACTTCCCCCACACCGCCCTTCATCCTCCAGCTTCAGGACCTGAGTTTTTCCTATGCGGGCCAGCCTGCACTGGTGTCCGGCTGGAGCGCTTCGTTGGACCAGGGCATCACGCTGCTGTACGGCGACACCGGCACCGGAAAGTCGACCTTGCTGCGCGTGATGGCGGGCACGCTCCCCGCTTCCGGGAGGCAGATGCTTGCGGGCGTGCGCCTGGACGCAGAGCCCGAAGCCTACAAGCGGCATGTGTTTTTCTGCGATCCGGCCACCGATGCGTTCGACCAGGTGACCGCGCGCGCCTGCACCGCCACCTTGAGCGAGGGCGACGCAGGCTTCGACCCGGCGCTGTGGCAGGCGCTCGTCGAGGGGTTTTCGCTGCTGCCGCACATCGAGAAGCCGATGTACATGCTTTCCACCGGATCGAAGCGCAAGGTCTGGCTCGCGGCCGCCCTGGCTTCGGGCCGCCCGCTGGTGCTGCTCGACGAGCCCGAAGGCGCGCTCGATGCGCGGTCGATCGGCTGCCTGTGGAAGGCCGTCGAATCGCAGGCCGGACGCGCGGGCCGCGCGATCGTCATCGCCAGCAGCGCGCGCCTCGAACACGTTCCGCAGATTCCGCTCGCCGGCCGCATCGAACTGCCGCTTCGTTAA
- a CDS encoding response regulator gives MRILLVEDDKVLADALSRALVQSAHAVDIVSTGEEADHALSLGIYDLAILDIGLPKLSGLDVLRRLRARRSTMPVLMLTAFDTLQDRVRGLDLGADDYLAKPFDLPELEARVRALLRRSTNSTPYLEHGLLRFDTVGRRVFYDKKPLDLSPRELAVLELLMMREGRVVGKEQMVNHLYGWGDEVGENAIEVNVYRLRKKLEPLGCEIRTVRGMGYLMDRGDAET, from the coding sequence ATGCGGATATTGCTTGTAGAGGACGACAAGGTACTGGCGGACGCGCTCTCGCGCGCGCTGGTGCAGTCCGCCCACGCCGTCGACATCGTCTCCACCGGCGAAGAGGCCGACCATGCGCTCTCGCTCGGCATCTACGACTTGGCGATACTGGACATCGGCCTGCCGAAACTGAGCGGACTGGACGTGCTGCGTCGGCTGCGAGCGCGCCGGTCGACCATGCCCGTGCTGATGCTGACCGCCTTCGACACCCTGCAGGACCGCGTCCGCGGGCTCGACCTGGGCGCCGACGACTACCTGGCCAAGCCGTTCGACCTGCCGGAACTCGAGGCGCGCGTGCGGGCGCTGCTGCGCCGCAGCACCAACTCCACGCCTTATCTGGAACACGGCCTGCTGCGCTTCGACACGGTGGGCCGCCGCGTGTTCTACGACAAGAAGCCGCTCGATCTGTCGCCGCGCGAGCTTGCCGTGCTGGAACTGCTGATGATGCGCGAAGGGCGCGTGGTGGGCAAAGAGCAGATGGTCAACCATCTCTACGGCTGGGGCGACGAGGTCGGCGAAAACGCGATCGAGGTCAACGTCTACCGGCTGCGCAAGAAGCTGGAGCCGCTCGGATGCGAGATACGCACCGTGCGCGGCATGGGCTACCTGATGGATCGCGGCGATGCGGAAACCTGA
- a CDS encoding sensor histidine kinase gives MRKPEPRLQRKLLAWLLGPLAVLLVLDTGAAYWNSLRFSNLAYDRALYEIGREIVLHVKLDGTRPRLDLSEAAGNILLLDQEDLLFYRVVADDGTALGGDAEMPPPRGGEEAGKPRFYRDTVRGEPVRMLVARMPVDAKPEAPMVLVQVAETLHKRTRFAWEMVANVVVPQLLLIVMATAVVWFGISRGLEPLQRLRRAVSDRSHLDLSPIDTHDVPGEVRPLVDEVNELMARLGRTFDFQNRFVADAAHQLKTPVSGLKAQIELALRESDPERVRHSLAQLYISADRLSRLVRQLLSLARNEPGALDAMQLQALDLNAYALEVSMDWVPQALKRDIDLGFEGVEHPLVINADRDRLRELINNLIDNAIRYSQPSGRVTVQVGPGENDQCRLAISDDGPSVPVEERARIFERFHRLLGTQEDGSGLGLAIVSEIATLHGARITLEEDIDGVGNTFSVFFPLRAA, from the coding sequence ATGCGGAAACCTGAGCCCAGGCTGCAGCGCAAGCTGCTGGCCTGGCTGCTCGGGCCGCTCGCCGTGCTGCTGGTGCTGGACACAGGCGCCGCCTACTGGAACTCGCTGCGGTTTTCCAACCTCGCCTATGACCGGGCGCTGTACGAGATCGGACGCGAGATCGTGCTGCACGTGAAGCTCGACGGCACCCGCCCCCGGCTCGATCTCTCCGAGGCCGCGGGCAACATCCTGCTGCTCGACCAGGAAGACCTGCTCTTCTACCGCGTCGTCGCCGACGACGGCACCGCGCTCGGAGGCGATGCGGAAATGCCGCCGCCGCGCGGAGGCGAAGAAGCCGGCAAGCCGCGCTTCTACCGCGACACGGTCCGCGGCGAGCCGGTGCGCATGCTGGTGGCGCGGATGCCGGTCGACGCCAAGCCCGAAGCGCCGATGGTCCTGGTGCAGGTCGCCGAAACCCTGCACAAGCGCACGCGCTTCGCATGGGAGATGGTGGCCAACGTGGTGGTGCCGCAGTTGCTGCTGATCGTGATGGCCACCGCGGTGGTCTGGTTCGGCATCTCGCGCGGGCTCGAGCCGTTGCAGCGGCTGCGGCGCGCGGTGTCGGACCGCTCGCACCTGGACCTGAGCCCGATCGACACGCACGACGTTCCGGGAGAGGTGCGGCCGCTGGTGGATGAAGTCAACGAACTGATGGCGCGGCTCGGGCGAACCTTCGATTTCCAGAACCGCTTCGTGGCCGACGCCGCCCACCAGCTGAAGACGCCCGTGAGCGGCCTGAAGGCCCAGATCGAGCTGGCGCTGCGGGAGAGCGACCCGGAGCGCGTGCGCCATTCGCTGGCGCAGCTTTACATCAGCGCCGATAGGCTGTCGAGGCTGGTGCGGCAGCTGCTTTCGCTCGCCCGCAACGAGCCCGGCGCGCTCGACGCCATGCAGCTGCAGGCGCTCGACCTGAATGCCTACGCCCTGGAGGTCAGCATGGACTGGGTGCCGCAGGCGCTCAAGCGCGACATCGACCTGGGCTTCGAGGGCGTCGAGCATCCGCTGGTGATCAACGCCGACCGCGACCGGCTGCGCGAACTCATCAACAACCTGATCGACAACGCGATCCGCTACAGCCAGCCCAGCGGCCGCGTGACCGTGCAGGTGGGCCCTGGCGAGAACGACCAATGCCGCCTGGCCATCAGCGACGACGGCCCCAGCGTGCCGGTGGAAGAGCGGGCGCGCATCTTCGAGCGCTTTCACCGGCTCCTCGGCACGCAGGAGGACGGCAGCGGTCTCGGCCTCGCCATCGTCAGCGAGATCGCCACGCTGCACGGTGCGCGGATCACGCTGGAGGAAGACATCGACGGCGTGGGCAACACCTTCAGCGTCTTCTTCCCGCTGCGAGCGGCCTGA
- a CDS encoding TerC family protein, with product MSFLTSPDFWIALSQIILINIVLSGDNAVVIAMASRSLPPAQQKKAILFGSMGAIVLRVVLTFFAVYLLTLPYLKLVGAALLFWIGIGLLKGDDGEENLDGHSSLAAAIKTIVVADLVMSLDNVVGVAAAAKGNVPLLVFGLVISIPLIIFGSTLILKLMDRFPIIITLGAALLGWVAGEMAMSDPAIAGWAADQHVLHKVIPAIGAISVVAIGKWLTSRQQPEPANA from the coding sequence ATGTCGTTTTTGACCAGTCCGGATTTCTGGATTGCCCTGTCGCAGATCATCCTGATCAACATCGTCCTGAGCGGCGACAACGCCGTTGTCATCGCAATGGCTTCCCGCTCGCTGCCGCCCGCGCAGCAGAAAAAGGCCATTCTGTTCGGCAGCATGGGCGCGATCGTGCTGCGCGTGGTCCTGACGTTCTTTGCCGTCTACCTGCTCACGCTGCCGTACCTCAAGCTGGTCGGCGCCGCGCTGCTGTTCTGGATCGGCATCGGCCTGCTCAAGGGCGATGACGGCGAGGAAAACCTCGACGGCCACTCCAGCCTGGCTGCGGCCATCAAGACCATCGTCGTCGCCGACCTGGTCATGAGCCTGGACAACGTCGTCGGCGTCGCAGCCGCGGCCAAGGGCAACGTTCCGCTGCTGGTGTTCGGCCTGGTGATCAGCATTCCCCTGATCATCTTCGGCAGCACCCTGATCCTCAAGCTGATGGACCGCTTCCCGATCATCATCACGCTCGGCGCCGCCCTGCTGGGCTGGGTGGCCGGTGAAATGGCGATGTCCGATCCGGCCATCGCCGGCTGGGCCGCCGACCAGCATGTGCTGCACAAGGTGATTCCCGCCATCGGCGCCATCTCCGTCGTGGCGATCGGCAAGTGGCTGACCAGCCGTCAGCAGCCGGAACCCGCCAACGCCTGA
- a CDS encoding universal stress protein: MRRRILVPIDPTEPARTRSAVDQVVRICQREPAAVRLLRVQPAVSGHVAMFFDAQELRELQQSTGAEELQFAQNLLAVAGISCTTTVAIGRSAETIVAAARDFGCDRIVFGRDEPSLAGRIFGSLAQQVRQLLGASGDHQVIGS; encoded by the coding sequence GTGAGACGGCGCATTCTGGTTCCGATCGACCCGACCGAGCCGGCCCGCACGCGCTCGGCCGTCGATCAGGTCGTGCGCATCTGCCAGCGGGAACCGGCAGCGGTCCGGCTGCTGCGGGTGCAGCCCGCGGTCTCGGGCCACGTCGCGATGTTCTTCGACGCGCAAGAGCTGCGCGAGCTGCAGCAAAGCACGGGCGCCGAGGAACTGCAGTTCGCACAGAACCTGCTCGCCGTGGCCGGCATCTCCTGCACCACCACGGTGGCCATCGGGCGCAGTGCGGAGACCATCGTGGCGGCAGCGCGCGACTTCGGCTGCGACCGCATCGTCTTCGGGCGGGACGAGCCCAGCCTGGCAGGACGGATATTCGGCTCGCTGGCGCAGCAGGTGCGCCAGCTGCTCGGCGCGAGCGGCGACCACCAGGTCATCGGCTCCTGA
- a CDS encoding RidA family protein has protein sequence MAQRDVVFPPGRQALYDKNRYSPAIRSNGFLFVSGQVGSREDGSPEPELEAQVRRAFGNLNAVLAAAGCTFEDVVDVTVFIVDPESNFERIWKLVPEYWGSAPHPTLTGIGVTWLYGFQFEIKVIAKLPETSER, from the coding sequence ATGGCTCAACGTGACGTCGTTTTTCCGCCCGGGCGCCAGGCGCTCTACGATAAGAATCGCTATTCGCCGGCCATCCGCTCCAATGGCTTCCTGTTCGTTTCAGGACAGGTCGGCAGCCGGGAGGATGGCTCGCCCGAGCCCGAGCTGGAGGCGCAGGTCCGGCGCGCGTTCGGCAACCTGAACGCCGTCCTGGCGGCGGCGGGCTGCACCTTCGAGGACGTGGTCGACGTCACCGTCTTCATCGTCGACCCGGAGTCGAATTTCGAAAGAATCTGGAAGCTGGTGCCGGAGTATTGGGGGAGCGCGCCGCACCCGACGCTGACCGGCATCGGCGTGACGTGGCTCTACGGTTTCCAGTTCGAGATCAAGGTGATCGCGAAGCTGCCGGAGACCAGCGAGCGCTGA
- a CDS encoding LysR family transcriptional regulator, giving the protein MDRFDAMQAFARVVEAGSFTKAAETLHMSKTSVTQLVQQLEARLRVKLLNRTTRKVNVTADGAAYYERVVRLLADMDDAETSLSSAAALPRGRLRVDVPSPLARTILVPALPAFHARYPDIQLDMGVSDRVVDLMGENVDCVVRGGELTDRSLMARRVGDLQLGVHAAPSYLARAGVPSHPLELEDSHHRIVGFLWSRNGKTFPYAMHRDGERIEVQGRYVLSVDDGNAYLAAGLAGVGVLWLPDYMAKAHVARGELVPLFEGWQLDPIPLYVAFPPNRHVSAKLRVFIDWVAELMARHAPVGRDR; this is encoded by the coding sequence ATGGACCGTTTCGATGCGATGCAGGCATTCGCCCGCGTGGTGGAAGCAGGCAGCTTCACCAAGGCGGCCGAAACGCTTCACATGAGCAAGACCAGCGTGACGCAGCTGGTGCAGCAGCTGGAGGCACGGCTGCGGGTCAAGCTGCTCAACCGCACCACGCGCAAGGTCAACGTCACTGCCGACGGCGCGGCCTACTACGAGCGCGTGGTGCGCCTGCTGGCCGACATGGACGATGCGGAGACCAGCCTGTCCAGCGCCGCGGCGCTGCCCCGCGGCCGCCTGCGGGTGGACGTGCCCAGCCCGCTGGCGCGCACGATCCTGGTGCCGGCCTTGCCGGCCTTCCACGCCCGCTATCCCGACATCCAGCTCGACATGGGCGTGAGCGATCGCGTGGTCGACCTGATGGGCGAGAACGTGGACTGCGTCGTGCGCGGCGGCGAGCTCACCGACCGGTCGCTGATGGCACGCCGCGTGGGCGACCTGCAGCTCGGGGTTCATGCGGCGCCGAGCTACCTGGCACGCGCCGGCGTGCCCTCGCACCCGCTCGAGCTCGAAGACTCGCATCACCGCATCGTGGGCTTTTTGTGGTCACGCAACGGCAAGACCTTTCCGTACGCGATGCACCGCGATGGCGAACGCATCGAGGTGCAGGGCCGCTATGTGCTGTCGGTCGACGATGGCAATGCCTACCTCGCGGCTGGCCTCGCGGGCGTGGGCGTACTCTGGCTGCCGGACTACATGGCCAAGGCGCACGTGGCGCGCGGCGAGCTGGTGCCGCTGTTCGAGGGCTGGCAGCTCGACCCGATACCGCTGTACGTGGCGTTTCCGCCGAACCGGCATGTCAGCGCCAAGCTGCGCGTGTTCATCGATTGGGTCGCCGAGCTGATGGCGCGGCATGCGCCGGTCGGCCGGGATCGATGA
- a CDS encoding MetQ/NlpA family ABC transporter substrate-binding protein: MLLSTRRAFSLMALAIAGLAAAAQAQEVLRVAASPVPHAEILEFIRPQLKAQGVDLQVKVFNDYVQPNLAVSEKQLDANFFQNRPYLESFNKDRKTDIVEVPGSDVHIEPFGAYSQKIKKASELREGAIVAIPSDPSNSGRALSLLAREGLIKLKDPSNIKSTARDIVANPKKLVIRELESAQLPRALPDVDQALINTNYALEAKLDPGKDALFIEDGRKSPYANFIASRKDNAASPAVAKLVAALHTAEVRKFIQDKYRGAVIPAF; encoded by the coding sequence ATGCTGCTTTCAACCCGACGCGCGTTTTCTCTGATGGCGCTCGCCATTGCCGGCCTGGCCGCCGCCGCACAGGCGCAAGAGGTGCTGCGCGTGGCCGCTTCGCCGGTGCCGCATGCGGAGATCCTGGAATTCATCCGGCCGCAGCTGAAGGCACAGGGCGTCGATCTGCAGGTCAAGGTGTTCAATGACTACGTGCAGCCGAACCTGGCGGTGAGCGAGAAGCAGCTGGACGCCAACTTCTTCCAGAACCGTCCGTACCTGGAGTCCTTCAACAAGGACCGCAAGACCGACATCGTGGAAGTGCCGGGGAGCGACGTGCACATCGAGCCCTTCGGCGCGTATTCGCAGAAGATCAAGAAGGCTTCCGAGCTGCGCGAGGGCGCCATCGTCGCGATCCCGAGCGATCCGTCGAACTCGGGCCGGGCGCTGTCGCTGCTGGCACGCGAAGGGCTCATCAAGCTCAAGGACCCGAGCAACATCAAGTCCACCGCGCGCGACATCGTCGCCAATCCGAAGAAGCTGGTGATCCGCGAACTCGAATCCGCGCAGCTGCCGCGTGCGCTGCCGGACGTGGACCAGGCGTTGATCAACACCAACTACGCGCTGGAGGCCAAGCTCGACCCGGGCAAGGATGCGCTCTTCATCGAAGACGGCCGCAAGTCGCCGTACGCCAACTTCATCGCCTCGCGCAAGGACAACGCGGCTTCGCCCGCCGTCGCCAAGCTGGTGGCGGCGCTGCATACGGCGGAGGTCCGCAAGTTCATCCAGGACAAGTACAGGGGTGCGGTGATCCCGGCCTTCTGA
- a CDS encoding alkylhydroperoxidase domain protein: MAAESTLSHPDNTHPIAFTQAQLEWLPWLEPLPEAELTERHFAGLVDASRAKSPYFRLLARDPDILGARTRTDKDIFYNPEAGLPRAERELSAAAASRYNGCIYCASVHARFASHFSQRTDDVQRLLDEGVQADLGERWNTIVAASVALSSTPSAFGAEHVEQLRALGLDDLAIADVIHGAAFFNWANRLMLSLGEPQQSVAA, encoded by the coding sequence ATGGCCGCCGAATCGACTCTTAGTCACCCCGACAACACCCACCCGATCGCCTTCACGCAGGCGCAGCTCGAATGGCTGCCCTGGCTCGAGCCGCTGCCCGAGGCCGAGCTGACCGAGCGGCATTTCGCAGGACTGGTGGACGCGTCGCGCGCCAAGTCGCCGTACTTTCGCCTGCTGGCGCGCGACCCCGACATCCTGGGTGCCCGCACACGCACAGACAAGGACATCTTCTACAACCCCGAAGCAGGGCTGCCGCGTGCCGAGCGTGAACTCTCGGCGGCTGCGGCCTCGCGCTACAACGGCTGCATCTATTGCGCGTCGGTGCATGCGCGTTTCGCCTCGCATTTCTCGCAGCGCACGGACGACGTACAGCGCCTGCTGGACGAAGGCGTGCAGGCCGACCTGGGCGAACGCTGGAACACGATCGTCGCGGCCTCGGTTGCGCTGTCGTCCACACCGTCCGCGTTCGGCGCCGAGCACGTCGAGCAACTGCGCGCGCTGGGGCTGGACGACCTCGCGATTGCCGATGTCATCCACGGCGCGGCCTTCTTCAACTGGGCCAACCGGCTCATGCTGTCGCTGGGGGAGCCGCAGCAAAGCGTGGCCGCATAG